ATATCAGACAAAGGGACTTGGCACGGATACGTAATCAACAGTtcgtatatatattgttgtataatacatatgtGGATCGTGGGTTTGGAATTCGTGCCGATTCCCTGTGAACTCGAACTGGTAGCTTGACCCGTACTGAAGGTTGCAAAGGGAACGTTTGCTAAAACATCCAATCGACGTCGTATTTAAGCAAACATCCTAAAATCCATATAGCATACTGGGGCTACTCGTGACAGATCGCGGatagaaatgaccttgacttatgCTCTATgtcgtatttttttttatctagatTACCTTGTTGATAAGCTGGTGTCGACACTGACTGTCgcatatatatattgcatcGATACCCGGTGTAGGTGTTTGTGTGAGTGTAACAATCCTGGTAGTGTGGTGTTATCAGACGAACAGTTAAGTCGATTGACGTGAACATGTTTCTGTATGGATATTACCGAATAAGATACAAGATTTATTTTCCAGAATTGAACCCGCATGGAGGCATAATCAAATACATGCATTTCCCtattttgccccgcccctcagtcTCCTAGGGGGTCAGTACCACCATTTGTCTATATTTTAACTTCgattcaaacatattttgttgTCATAAATTTTACAGTCGGATTAGACACAAGTTATCACAGCTTAGTAAAGCTTTCTCCTCAACCAAGGAGATTGCACAAAGTTTCCATCGGGCGCAGTCACACAGAACAACACGGAAAACCGGACATACACCTGACACGTGATTGATGGTACGAGGTCAAGGTAGTCTGAGCAAAGAGAAAGTAGAGAGATAAAGTAAAACTTGACAAGTATACATTTTTGTCAGCATGAGATTTAATAACTATAGGATAATCTTACTTAGAGTGTTGCTTCTAAGACATTCCAATCATTAAACATCAATTGATTAATCAAGTGATACGTACATTCCTCAATATTAAATTAACACAAAAAACATACAGCGTGAAATTAGGGAAGACGTTTCCTATCATATCATTTGGATATTTAATTTTGTGACCCCATTATATGGAATGAGAAGCAATCCTATACATTTCCATAGACAGTTACATTGTTGCTACAATAGAAACCTGTGTGCATGGATTTACAggcatataaatatacatatacgtTGGGTTTGTAtgaaaattatatgtatatataaagaataaaaagaaattttaaaaaatgtaataacaatacatatatatatctattcctATTCACAGTTTGACGTATCCGCCTAACGTATATTGATGTTTTGCACATGGACAAATATTTTTATGAGATACACGGTAaggtatacacgatacatgatacgggatacacgatacagttAATACGATAgaggtacgagatacacggtaaggtatacacgatacatgaaacaggatacacgatacagtTAATACGATAgaggtacgagatacacggtaAGGTATACCCGATACATGAAAcaggatacacgatacagtTAATACGATAgaggtacgagatacacggtaaggtatacacgatacatgaaacaggatacacgatacagtTAATACGATAgaggtacgagatacacggtaaggtatacacgatacatgaaacaggatacacgatacagtTAATACGATAgaggtacgagatacacggtaAGGTATACCCGATACATGAAAcaggatacacgatacagtTAATACGATAgaggtacgagatacacggtaaggtatacacgatacatgaaacaggatacacgatacagttaacacgatagaggtacgagatacacgatacACAGTACGGGTCACACGATACTTAAAGTGCCGCCATCACACACAATTAACCACAATGTCTTAAAGCATGTATGTAAATCAAATCCATGTTAATTTCAGGATATTTCGTTTCAATGGACGATACACGATATCttatcatataaaatacatttcgtATCTATTAGCATCTGCATATAAGGTCAGATTGTCTTTAGGAACTGGATAACACCATGTTCTTGAGGTAAGACTTTTTCCTCTCATGCACCAGGAGACATTCTGAATCCACTGCCCATATGGTTTATATCAAGTACATGCCTATGTATCGCACACGCAtgaaaaaaaccaacaaaaaaacccTGCATATATGGATTATGATTTTGTGCAATGTCCCTGGCTATCATGCAACCATACATTTGCCAACATCGAAAACTGTATAtgaatacaatataattataatcaaaatttgtttggtttatatttCGAGATATCTCCCAAACACCGCAGTCTGTGTTGATGTCAGCGTTCCTTGTGaaatgtataatgatttaaagaaaaaagtaGCATTTTCACTGCTAAATGTTCAGTCATATATGCTCGACCTtgtataattaataaaatacataaatgaaTCACACAGTACAGGCAAAGAAGTTAGGATTTGAACTTCCGATACATTATTCCCTTACGCGAAGCGTGAGAtataagagttatctcccttcaaacacTTACTTTGATATGAACAGTGGCCGGGGAAATCGCCGCTGGGGAATCCCTTCCACCTATCTTTATTACTACGCATTCTATTTTTAATAGGAACTAACAAATCTTCAGACCTAACCATTCACCACCTCATTGGTCGATATTTTTAATCGTTTACCGCCAAAATTAATTAGAGACCATATTACCTGCCTTAAACCTGAGTAACTAATCATATTTCACCACAGTGCTTTAACCAGACtgcacattatatatatagtatgtaacatataagcaatggatatttcataatcgttgataaaatgtcaataattttaatcaatttacaAACCATGCGTGGATTTATCATATTTTCTACTGATCAATCTGTCTTAAATATAATGGTAGTTCAAATATGATTAAacaacatttctgtataaggaaaataacatcagatttgttttatttaacatcaCCATGGCAACAACAGGATAGACAAGAAAGGTGAAGTAATGCAAAACagaatttgattggctgaaacTTTAACCCACTGTTATGTGATTGGTTAAAAATTGCCCTGCATGAAGTTCTTGTCATTagttgatattgttgttgaAATTGTTACGTTATAGAATTGTGAGTTATGTGCCCCCTTTTTCTGCTGTTTTACGACATCTCTGCTGTACCGGTGGTCTACGCCTAACACTGACTGTCAAGCTTCCCTTTtattttttcctttctttctcAATTACTCACCGTTTTCTGTGTTAGGCTATTacccatgtatatgttttagttTTAGGACGGTGCTTGGTTTGTAATCGTGGAAAACGAAGTCAATAATCTCCAACATCTCGTTGTTTTACCTTTGTTTATATTACCACCTCTGGGAATCACCTGGCAAATGCTACTCTTACATTATTTTGTGGATTCggaatttaattttctttttcctACAAAAAATCTcactgaagtttttttttatgtctttCCTCTGCATCTATATTTTgcagtttcttttttttatgcGAAAGCTTCTTCTAATATTTCAGTATGCACCTCAACATCCCCACCCCTCAACCCCCATTTCCTCATTTTCCTGGAAATGTCTGTCCTTTGTATTTCACTGAAATTTTCTCTTTTGCACTTTATTTGATGTTTCTTTCCCAAACAGTACACTTACTGTAAACAACCTTGTCCTTTATAAAAAGTTTACTCCGACAAATTTCTTATCAAATTCTTTCTTAGTTTATTCTACATTCCAACAAACGACATTTAATTCAGGATCTCTCAAGAAATTTAATCTTTTTTAAGTGCATTTATTTTTTGCACAATTCAATTCTGTTGAATTCGTCCAATGAGTTTCATTCTTTTCTCACAgaattttttcttttgttttttaaaatttttatagGTATTTATGCCAAAATTCACAATTAATGCTGCTAACCATTTTAggtttttcataaaatttgcTTTATCTGTATATTCAAATTTATATCATACAAGAGTTGTTACAATCCATATTGTTATGACTAGAATTAGAAAACACTAATTTATAACTATTAATGTATTATATCCTCCCGTTTTTTGCTCGCGTCTTTCTCAACAATACGTTTCTTACTTATCCACCCTTGATAGTAATTTTGTACTTAATTCTTTCATGTGAAAGTATCTTTCTTAGCATCAAATCTTTTATAACTTTCTGTAACTCACTATATTTATTGATCAGTCTAAAAAAAGTCTTTGATATcgaaaatttgtgaaaatacCTGTATGTTAGTTACTCTAATTCCTGATTTGAggaaatttttgtttttaatgttagTACTTTACACATGCAGCAACTCTAATGAGATGTTTGATTCTGTTCCGCAGTCAAAATGCGCCAGAATGGGATAGCTGGGACGCGATTGGAGGAACAGGCTCTTTGAATAGTGTGGATTGTGGAAACGGGATATTTGTGGTGCCACATTCCAACGAATTCTACAGGGAGGACACTTTGCCAGTGAGCGCGTATTTCCAGGAAAGCCGGATGTTTGATCCGGATAAGTGTTTGTTTGATCCCAACAGGAGTGGTCGGAGTGTGTCTCGCAGCTCCAATGGGAGACGCTCCCAAACTGGGAGAGGTCGATTTTCTAAACCTGACACAAGTGACAGACAGATAAGTGGCAGCATGTTTGGGAGTGTCAGTGGCGTCGGGGTCGGCGGGGAAACGGGTAGATGCTGGACATCTCCCGACAGGAATGACACTCTCAAGGATAAACAAAGCCTACAgctctctgtcactcagctaaAGGATAGGTCTTACCCTATGCTCCGCTCACCTGTGTCGGACAAAAATCACGATAGTGACGCTGATGATGAAACAGATGATGAGAACGGGTTTGCCCCTAAAAGGCCTCCCCTTCCTCGCGGGTACCGAGTGCCCTACAAGCCGGAGGTGTACATGGGGCCACACCGACACTGGGGCAGCGGTGACCCCTACAGTTATCCTGGTGACACAGACGATGTGTTCAGCCCCCCAGCGGGCAATAGATCCGCTATGGATCAACCAACATTCCCAAGGCAAAGTTCCATGAAACCTTCGTCATATCAAACATATTTGACTGGTGATCCAGTCAACGAAAGCTTTGGTCATTATTTTGGTGTGGAAGATTTGAGTTCAGTTCATCCCTCATTTGTAGATAAGTCATTAGATAGGTCACATGACACACTGCCTAGGCTACATCCTCTGTCCAGGCCAGACTTGGCTGGGCCGCAATCATTCGAGTTTCCGAGTTGGAGGTCAACAGACAGCACATTACGCGACGACGGATCACGTTCCACATCTAGAGTTCATTTTGACAATTCTGATTTCACAGTGATTGAAAGAACGCTAGATGGGAGTTCTGGGCGAGGCCGTCAGGTGGCTAGGGTCCCTCCCAACCAGAAAGATAATTTGGGAAGAGCGGGTTACACACGGGAGCATCTTCAGGGGGCAGTAGACCGCGTGCGTCGTGGACCGCGCGCTCTACGGACACGTTCGGCCAGTAGGAGTTCTGGTCAGGAACTTGATCATAGTTTCGATGACAGACTACCACCGGTGGTTCCGGGGAGAATGACCTATTTGTCTGACAGTGTGCTTCCTCTTAGAACGGGAACATCTCAATATTCCGACCAGGATGCTCCCGTACCTCCACGCAGAGGCCGACTGTCTCATTCTGATACCGAATTTCCGTCCAGGACCGATATAGACCGCCATGGTTGGCCGTATGGGTATAACATAGACTTCTTTAAGTCGGATAAGGGAACTGGTAATAGGTATAGTATTAGCAGCCCAGGGCGAGGAAGTTCCAGCAGCCGTATGCGGCCTTCATCAGATTCACGGGGCTACACCGGAGACGACACCACACCGGACTCCGGTAGTAGTGGTATTGGCAGTAAAAACACGGGGTCGTCCGGCCCATGGCGGCAGCAAAGGAATAATAGTGCGTCTGTGACGTCACTTCTGGGTCCACATGACACGAGTCAAGATTCGACTCATTTACCTCCGGACTACAGCCTTCGTCGGGAGGCCTCAGGAGATGAGAATTATGAGTTTGATGTGATGGATACACTCAATAAGTACTCTCATATACACCCCGTTGGTGACGAACTGTTGAGTGCACTTGAGAATGGTCTCAGCACATCCAATTTTTACGATGATCTCTACCCGAAGCCTACGCGCCAAAGTCGCTACGACAACTCTGAAGAACGATTCCAAAAACTTCGTCAGGAATTCCATCAGTATCAAAGACAGATCCACAATCAAAGTGTGGTGGACTACTATCCTGCTATGGACAGTGAGATGTTGTGATGTTAAGACGGGTATGTGTGTGCAGTTGTGTATGAAGTTAGATATGGACATTATAATTGTTGTGCTAGGTATAGTATTGGACATGTGTGCTTGTGAGACTGACAATATTTTGAGTATGTATGGATCAATGTTACATATTAATTGTGCTTTCTGAGTTGATAGTGTGGTATTGTTCTGAATTTAGACACGTTTTTGTGTCTTCACTATAAACGTTTCCATGTTTTTGATTCACAATTTATCCGAAGTCAGTGTTTGATATCGCTCTGACAACTGATACAAATCATTGACCATCATACAGATTGgtaaacatgtaatacatttgtatctcaTGCATTCATGAAATACTGAATGTGAACATTGTTAACACTTCCGTACCTCTAAAATAACCATGTGACAGCTGGTGTACATctacgtgattgtacctggtgtacctctacacgtgattgtacctggtgtacctctacacgtgattgtacctagtgtacctctacacgtgattgtacctggtgtacctctacacgtgattgtacctggtgtacctctacacgtgattgtacctggtgtacctctacacgtgattgtacctagtgtacctctacacgtgattgtacctagtgtacctctacacgtgattgtacctggtgtacctctacacgtgattgtacctagtgtacctctacacgtgattgtacctggtgtacctctaaacgtgattgtacctggtgtacctctacacgtgattgtacctggtgtatctctacacgtgattgtacctggtgtacctctacacgtgattgtacctggtgtacctctacacgtgattgtacctggtgtatctctacacgtgattgtacctggtgtacctctacacgtgattgtacctggtgtacctatacacgtgattgtacctggtgtacctctacacgtgattgtatcTGGTGTACCtatacacgtgattgtacctggtgtacctctacacgtgattgtatctggtgtacctctacacgtgattgtacctggtatacctctacacgtgattgtacctggtgtatctctacacgtgattgtatctggtgtacctctacacgtgattgtacctggtgtacctctacacgtgattgtacctagtgtacctctacacgtgattgtacctagtgtacctctacacgtgattgtacctggtgtacctctacacgtgattgtacctagtgtacctctacacgtgattgtacctggtgtacctctaaacgtgattgtacctggtgtacctctacacgtgattgtacctggtgtacctctacacgtgattgtatctggtgtacctctacacgtgattgtacctggtatacctctacacgtgattgtacctagTGTATATGTACACGTGAATGTAcctggtgtacatgtacacgtgaatgtacctggtgtacctctacacgtgattgtacctggtatacctctacacgtgattgtacctggtgtacctctacacgtgattgtacctggtgtacctatacacgtgattgtacctggtgtacctctatacgtgattgtacctggtgtacctctatacgtgattgtacctggtgtacctctacacgtgattgtacctggtgtacctctacacgtgattgtatcTGGTGTACCTCTAaacgtgattgtacctggtgtacctctacacgtgattgtacctggtgtacctctacacgtgactGTACCTAGTTTACCTCTACACGTGAGGTATTGGGCGTACCTCTCTAATGAGAGGAGGTGTTAACATTCCTGAACataacctctatatacatatattgtatatatatcggttTCTAAATACATCACAGTACTACTTCTGGTACTATGACCGCTTCTTTATATCATTAATTGAATTATCATGATCATTTTCTCTGTATCATAGGATGTGCAGTGATCATTAAGATCACCAAGAATGGTTTTCTGTGTCACGGCCTGAGGTCGATCACCAAATGTTTCCCTAATTTTTTGTAGTATTGGGCACAGATTTAGGGAAGGACATTGATATAGGGAATCTTCTATGGGTTTCTAAGTCAGcgttttattttatatgaattgatttgaCCTGTGTTTCACTATCACTATGTTGCGATATATAACAGCTAGTTCTCAGTCGATAGTATACTTTCCTTAGTACAAAATTGGTATTTAATAATACTAGTAAGATCTATATAATGTATCGGTACATTGCATTTTgcaaaataaatttttttaaactgtcAAATTTAGATTTGGTAAAATTTGTCCTGCCCAGAATCAGTGCCTGATAACAACCCCAATATTGTTAACTTGTATCACACAAAAATATGATACATATCAgttcatgttttatttcatgttaaatGTGATTGGTGCGAGAGAATATGGAGATCATGCCATTGTGCTGCTGGCTGACATGTGTTCGTGCTGCTGGTGCATGTAGCCAATGGAAATTGCTGTTTTA
This genomic stretch from Pecten maximus chromosome 13, xPecMax1.1, whole genome shotgun sequence harbors:
- the LOC117340751 gene encoding uncharacterized protein LOC117340751, with translation MLGGIQLYTTDGRAVSAGAGGPCRQVAVGPHHMASSSLTGDVAAVDTDDVSYNDYIAGKKPDKQPHVIVMDKHLNLKFRCKDIGTIKSNGSSSQSSKFYPSDVCFDGAGDVLVTELITKSVLLIDGNTGRCMRTVYTSDGSAPWCISLLEDGTLWYFTHAATLMRCLILFRSQNAPEWDSWDAIGGTGSLNSVDCGNGIFVVPHSNEFYREDTLPVSAYFQESRMFDPDKCLFDPNRSGRSVSRSSNGRRSQTGRGRFSKPDTSDRQISGSMFGSVSGVGVGGETGRCWTSPDRNDTLKDKQSLQLSVTQLKDRSYPMLRSPVSDKNHDSDADDETDDENGFAPKRPPLPRGYRVPYKPEVYMGPHRHWGSGDPYSYPGDTDDVFSPPAGNRSAMDQPTFPRQSSMKPSSYQTYLTGDPVNESFGHYFGVEDLSSVHPSFVDKSLDRSHDTLPRLHPLSRPDLAGPQSFEFPSWRSTDSTLRDDGSRSTSRVHFDNSDFTVIERTLDGSSGRGRQVARVPPNQKDNLGRAGYTREHLQGAVDRVRRGPRALRTRSASRSSGQELDHSFDDRLPPVVPGRMTYLSDSVLPLRTGTSQYSDQDAPVPPRRGRLSHSDTEFPSRTDIDRHGWPYGYNIDFFKSDKGTGNRYSISSPGRGSSSSRMRPSSDSRGYTGDDTTPDSGSSGIGSKNTGSSGPWRQQRNNSASVTSLLGPHDTSQDSTHLPPDYSLRREASGDENYEFDVMDTLNKYSHIHPVGDELLSALENGLSTSNFYDDLYPKPTRQSRYDNSEERFQKLRQEFHQYQRQIHNQSVVDYYPAMDSEML